In one window of Falco cherrug isolate bFalChe1 chromosome 10, bFalChe1.pri, whole genome shotgun sequence DNA:
- the CIMAP1A gene encoding outer dense fiber protein 3 has translation MQIAATLLRSATHRRARPWPVPWSRLRKVKRCCSFWAGFALATLRGSPSAAPAVPVGFVAASDTDGAWVGTWRPHRPRSFISAQFTTPAPKYSIPGTTGYLAHSPTKVRAPAYTFPMAKRPVASSCSPGPCYYVPPAITRHGKYVVPAQHMAGLPKTKSEVAPGPGDYSIEKANKHVYMRPPAQPMAFRHEAAAASTVPGKGMWGAQTPAPACPPGGLCWAAACAMGLGTSLPGRTQLEKQQLRRGRTPFLPSRCYPGAAPCAAGLTDALPFPLPGVGTYMLPRLVGHNTACVPASPCYSMKGKSKHYSYLEGMPKVSCALSSGCKGSSCTSMVRVGSARTNTHLGHPASSTPLLQTPGPAAFPKVDLDTYKNRAPRYTMGSRTRLGGDKTVKPGPADYCPGKVTLTKPQAPAPTFGLRHSRYTTPLILPL, from the exons ATGCAG ATCGCTGCCACCCTCCTGCGCTCTGCCACCCACCGACGAGCTCGCCCGTGGCCGGTCCCATGGTCCAGGCTGAGGAAGGTGAAGCGCTGCTGCTCCTTCTGGGCAGGTTTTGCACTGGCCACTCTCCGGGGAAGcccctcagcagctcctgctgttcccGTAGGCTTTGTGGCTGCCTCCGACACGGACGGAGCCTGGGTGGGCACTTGGAGACCCCATCGCCCACGCAGCTTCATCTCAGCCCAGTTCACCACGCCGGCACCCAAGTACTCGATCCCCGGGACAACAG GGTACCTGGCTCACAGCCCCACCAAAGTCAGAGCCCCTGCATACACGTTCCCCATGGCCAAACGTCcggtggccagcagctgctcgCCGGGGCCTTGCTATTACGTCCCGCCGGCCATCACCAGGCACGGGAAGTACGTCGTCCCGGCACAGCACATGGCCGGGCTGCCTAAGACAAAGAGCGAGGTGGCCCCCGGTCCAG gtGACTACTCCATCGAGAAGGCCAACAAGCACGTGTACATGCGCCCGCCAGCACAGCCCATGGCCTTCCGGCACGAGGCCGCTGCGGCCAGCACAGTGCCAGGTAAGGGAATGTGGGGAGCGCAGACACCAGCACCGGCGTGCCCGCCgggtgggctctgctgggcggcAGCTTGTGCAATGGGCCTAGGGACGAGCCTGCCCGGCAGGACACAGCTA gagaagcagcagctcag gaggggcaggacaCCCTTCCTGCCCTCGCGCTGCTACCCAGGCGCCGCTCCTTGCGCCGCAGGACTCACAGACgctctcccttttccccttccaggTGTGGGCACCTACATGCtgcccaggctggtggggcACAACACAGCCTGCGTTCCCGCCAGCCCGTGCTACTCGATGAAGGGGAAGAGTAAACACTACAGCTACCTGGAAGGCATGCCCAAGGTGAGCTGTGCACTCTCCTCGGGGTGCAAGGgctccagctgcaccagcaTGGTCCGTGTGGGCAGCGCAAGAACCAACACCCACCTTGGGCACCCAGCAAGCTCCACTCCTCTCTTACAGACACCCggtcctgctgccttccccaagGTGGACCTGGACACCTACAAGAACAGGGCCCCCAGGTACACCATGGGGAGCAGAACCAGACTTGGAGGCGACAAAACAGTGAAACCGGGGCCGGCAGACTACTGCCCCGGGAAG GTGACGTTGACCAAGCCCCAGGCTCCCGCCCCCACTTTTGGACTCCGACATTCCCGCTACACCACTCCTCTGATACTTCCCCTGTAA
- the VPS51 gene encoding vacuolar protein sorting-associated protein 51 homolog: MAEVEAAESRAGGSPEAGTGTGSGTGWRRPHGPLQRYYGPPAAEAAEPDPDPADINGPHFDPEVFLTKVRSECPLGQLLAREAALGREIRALDSDMQTLLYENYNKFISATDTIRKMKVDFRRMEAEMDDLAANMEAISTSSARVSAALQDRHRRGAQLAGVQALLRKLQSLVEVPGRLRRWAAPGAEPARALRCHARARAVLRHYRHLPSFRAIEDESHAIMADLAQRLRARLREDTLDPKELTECVEMLLQLEEPPEELCEEFLSHAGARLEAELAALEAELPPADPSGTATTPPPASDILDFVDRGSSAFVGNLCLLAASYRSLFEGRPGAWDGRLETFAATLTTRYFELLERRLALERGLGDTSLLVRALDRFHRRLRALLELLPEAGAEAGAALVARAARERVDRYLRALQTFFLGCLGDVRQALAAPRPPGKEGPGLPDLLATLAASILGQLKAVLAYVQLFTAKDVAFASLPYFKGEFCVEAVHEGLVVAFVRWLCRTTRGFADGPAERGAPAAPPALLLLLARLCLDYEATTISYILTLTDEQFPPQDTGPAVTPGPVLCAEARGAAQRLLDHYVQVQGAAVAQMLRKSVETRDWLGTVEPRNVRAVMKRVVEDITAIDVQVGQLFEEGVRRAQSSDSSRRAFSVYSSSRAPGRYAPSYTPSAPMDTHLLSNIQKLFSERIDIFSPVEFNKVSVLTGIIKISLKTLLECVRLRTLGRFGLQQVQVDGHYLQLYLWRFAADERVVQGLLDEVAASAAHRCLDPVPMEHSVIELICERG; the protein is encoded by the exons ATGGCGGAGGTGGAGGCGGCGGAGAGCCGGGCTGGGGGTAGCCCCGAAGCCGGCACCGGTACCGGCAGCGGCACCGGGTGGCGACGTCCCCATGGGCCGCTCCAGCGGTACTACGGCCCGCCCGCGGCGGAGGCGGCAGAGCCGGACCCGGACCCCGCCGACATCAACGGGCCCCACTTCGACCCGGAAGTTTTCCTCACTAAG GTGCGCAGTGAATGCCCCCTGGGGCAGTTGCTGGCCCGTGAGGCTGCGCTGGGGCGAGAAATCCGTGCCCTCGACAGTGACATGCAGACGCTGCTCTACGAGAACTACAACAAGTTCATCTCCGCCACTG ACACCATCCGAAAGATGAAGGTCGACTTCCGGCGCATGGAGGCAGAGATGGACGATTTGGCTGCCAACATGGAGGCCATCAGCACCTCCAGTGCCCGTGTCAGTGCCGCACTGCAGGACCGGCACCGCCGTGGTGCCCAGCTTGCTG GTGTGCAGGCCCTGCTGCGGAAGCTGCAGTCCCTGGTGGAGGTGCCGGGGCGGCTGCGGCGCtgggcagcgccgggggcagAGCCTGCACGAGCCTTGCGCTGCCACGCCCGCGCCCGTGCCGTGCTCCGTCACTACCGCCACCTGCCCTCCTTCCGTGCCATCGAGGATGAGAGCCACGCCATCATGGCCGACCTGGCGCAGCGCCTCCGCGCACGCCTCCG gGAGGACACCTTGGACCCCAAGGAGCTCACCGAGTGCGTGGAGATGCTGTTGCAGCTGGAAGAGCCACCTGAGGAGCTGTGTGAGGAGTTCCTGAGCCATGCTGGTGCCCGCCTCGaggctgagctggcagctctggaggCTGAGCTTCCCCCAGCCGACCCCTCCGGCACCGCCACCACGCCACCCCCCGCCTCTGACATCCTTGACTTCGTGGACCGCGGCAGCTCGGCTTTTGTGGGCAACCTGTGCCTCCTCGCGGCCTCGTACCGCAGCCTCTTCGAGGGGCGCCCAGGGGCTTGGGATGGCCGCCTGGAAACCTTCGCCGCCACCCTCACCACCCGTTACTTCGAGCTGCTGGAGCGACGCCTGGCGCTGGAGCGGGGCCTGGGCGACACCTCACTGCTGGTGCGAGCGCTTGACCGCTTCCACCGTCGCCTCCGTGCCCTCCTTGAGCTGCTGCCCGAGGCTGGGGCCGAGGCAGGTGCTGCGCTGGTGGCCCGGGCGGCACGTGAGCGGGTCGATCGCTACCTGCGGGCGCTGCAGACCTTCTTCCTGGGGTGCCTGGGTGACGTGCGCCAGGCGCTggctgccccccggcccccgggcAAGGAGGGCCCCGGCCTGCCCGACCTCCTGGCCACGCTCGCGGCCTCCATCCTTGGCCAGCTCAAGGCCGTCCTGGCCTACGTGCAGCTCTTCACTGCCAAGGATGTCGCCTTCGCCAGCCTGCCCTACTTCAAG GGGGAGTTCTGTGTGGAGGCAGTGCACGAAGGGCTGGTGGTGGCCTTTGTGCGCTGGCTCTGCCGCACCACCCGTGGCTTCGCTGATGGCCCAGCTGAGCGAGgggcccctgcagcccccccggccctgctgctgctccttgcccGCCTCTGTCTTGACTATGAGGCCACCACCATCAGCTACATCCTCACCCTAACTGATGAGCAGTTTCCTCCCCAG GACACAGGCCCAGCAGTGACACCAGGACCAGTACTGTGTGCAGAGGCGCGGGGGGCAGCACAGCGGCTGCTCGATCACTACGTGCAGGTCCAGGGCGCCGCGGTGGCACAGATGCTCAGGAAGAGTGTGGAGACACgagactggctgggcactgtCGAGCCCCGCAATGTTCGTGCCGTCATGAAGCGTGTGGTTGAGGACATCACTGCCATCGATGTCCAG gtggggcaGCTCTTCGAGGAAGGGGTGCGACGTGCGCAGAGCAGTGACTCAAGCCGGCGCGCCTTCTCCGTCTACAGCAGCTCACGGGCACCTGGGCGCTACGCCCCCAGCTACACCCCCAG TGCCCCCATGGACACCCACCTGCTCAGCAACATCCAGAAGCTCTTCTCTGAACGCATTGACATCTTCAGCCCTGTCGAGTTCAACAAG GTGTCGGTGCTGACAGGGATCATCAAGATCAGCCTGAAGACGCTGCTGGAGTGTGTGCGGCTGCGGACTTTGGGGCGCTTCGGGCTGCAGCAGGTGCAGGTGGATGGCCATTACCTGCAGCTCTACCTCTGGCGCTTCGCCGCTGACGAGCGGGtggtgcaggggctgctggaTGAGGTGGCTGCCAGCGCCGCCCACCGCTGCCTCGACCCTGTCCCCATGGAGCACAGTGTCATCGAGCTCATCTGCGAGCGGGGGTAG
- the BET1L gene encoding BET1-like protein, with protein sequence MAEWGRGQSPGAVEDMLDVENKRMADTLANKVTRLKSLALDIDKDADEQNRYLDGMDSDFMSVTGLLTGSVKRFSTMTRSGRDNRKLLCSVSAGLIVVFFILYYLVSKAGT encoded by the exons ATGGCGGAGTGGGGCCGAG gtcAGAGTCCGGGTGCCGTGGAGGATATGCTGGATGTAGAGAACAAGCGTATGGCAGACACCCTAGCCAACAAGGTCACCAGGCTGAAGTCG CTGGCTCTGGATATTGACAAAGATGCTGATGAACAAAACCGTTACCTGGATGGCATG GATTCAGATTTTATGAGTGTGACTGGCCTGCTAACCGGCAGTGTGAAGCGTTTCTCCACCATGACACGATCTGGGAGGGATAATCGCAAGTTGCTCTGTTCTGTTTCAGCAGGACTGattgttgttttcttcatcctctACTATCTTGTGTCAAAAGCAGGGACTTGA
- the RIC8A gene encoding synembryn-A: MELRTVVATLESGEQDTVLKVLQIYNQEKSQCFTFDDEEREDRKKMAQLLIKFLEKELQPSCQVTCLESIRILSRDKYCLDPFTTKEGLKTLSRHAGIDYSEELIREVPDLDVILESLKCLCNIVFSSPRAQELTAEARLVVGLAKRIKLYNERSLPHEVKFFDLRLLFLLTALRVDIRQQLAQELRGISLMTDTLELTLGVKWMDPYEVATEEGLLPPLPRQETERAMEILKVLFNITFDSSKREVDEEDAALYRHLGALLRHCLMISADGEDRTEEFHSHTVNLLGNLPLKCLDVLLTPKVRPGSLEYMGVNMDAVSILLDFLERRLDRGHKLKESLTPVLNLLTESARVHRQTRKFLKAKVLPPLRDVRNRPEVGNSLRNKLVRLMTHIDTDVKHCAAEFLFVLCKESVSRFVKYTGYGNAAGLLAARGLMAGGREEGEYSEDEDTDTEEYKEAKPNINPVTGRVEEKLPNPMEGMTEEQKEYEAMKLVNMFDKLSREQVIQPMGITPSGNLAPMENAIRDMADERSSSDSDLGLD; the protein is encoded by the exons ATGGAGCTCAGGACTGTAGTAGCCACCCTGGAAAGTGGGGAGCAAGACACAGTTCTCAAGGTGCTTCAGATCTACAACCAGGAG AAATCTCAGTGCTTCACCTTTGATGATGAGGAGCGGGAAGACAGGAAG AAAATGGCCCAGCTGCTGATCAAGTTCTTGGAAAAAGAGCTGCAGCCTTCCTGCCAGGTCACGTGTTTGGAAAGCATCCGCATCCTGTCCCGGGACAAATACTGCCTTGACCCTTTCACCACCAAGGAAGGCCTGAAGACCCTCTCCAGGCATGCTGGCATTGATTACTCGGAGGAGCTCATCCGGGAGGTCCCAGACTTGGATGTAATTCTGGAATCCCTCAAATGTCTCTGCAACATTGTCTTCAGCAGCCCTAGGGCACAGGAGCTGACAGCTGAAGCCCGGCTGGTGGTGGGTCTGGCCAAGCGCATCAAACTGTACAATGAGAGGAGCCTTCCTCACGAGGTCAAGTTCTTTGACCTGCGTCTCCTGTTCCTGCTGACGGCGCTGAGAGTGGACATCCGGCAGCAGCTAGCCCAAGAGCTCAGGGGCATTAGCCTGATGACAGATACCCTGGAGCTGACCCTTGGTGTAAAGTGGATGGACCCTTATGAAGTTGCCACTGAGGAGGGACTTCTCCCACCTTTGCCTCGGCAAGAGACAGAGCGAGCCATGGAGATCCTGAAAGTGCTCTTCAATATCACCTTTGATTCCAGCAAGAGGGAGGTTGACGAG GAAGATGCTGCTTTGTACCGGCACTTGGGTGCCCTCCTGCGCCACTGCCTCATGATCTCTGCTGATGGAGAGGACCGGACTGAGGAGTTCCACAG TCATACAGTTAACCTTTTGGGCAACTTGCCCCTGAAATGTCTGGATGTCCTTCTGACCCCGAAAGTCCGGCCAGGCTCGCTTGAGTACATGGGTGTCAACATGGATGCAGTCAGCATCCTACTGGATTTCCTGGAGCGACGCCTTGACAGG GGACACAAGCTGAAGGAGAGTTTGACCCCTGTGCTGAACCTGCTGACTGAGAGTGCCCGAGTCCACCGCCAGACGAGGAAGTTCCTGAAGGCAAAG GTGCTGCCTCCACTCCGGGATGTGAGGAATCGGCCAGAGGTGGGGAACTCACTGCGGAACAAGCTGGTACGTTTGATGACCCACATCGACACAGACGTGAAGCACTGTGCGGCAGAGTTCCTCTTTGTCCTCTGCAAGGAGAGTG TGTCACGGTTTGTGAAGTACACTGGCTACGGGAATGCAGCTGGGCTCCTGGCAGCGCGAGGCCTCATGGCTGGTGGTCGGGAAGAGGGAGAGTACTCGGAAGATGAAGACACAGACACTGAGGAGTACAAAGAGGCAAAGCCCAA CATTAACCCTGTCACGGGACGTGTCGAGGAGAAACTACCCAACCCCATGGAAGGGATGactgaagagcagaaggaatACGAAGCCATGAAGTTAGTCAACATGTTTGACAAATTGTCCAG